In one window of Paraflavitalea soli DNA:
- a CDS encoding nuclear transport factor 2 family protein — protein MKKLILLAGLSVSLIAAFSQDTITERPLIENMIQLYFDGWATGDTVKLGKAMHSSCHLKNYRDGKFIEYSRNQYLSLFKPHERPQNLSTRIVSIDITNNMGSAKVEISTERDLFTDYFNLMKTNEGWVIADKVSTRTSRR, from the coding sequence ATGAAAAAATTGATCCTGTTAGCCGGTTTATCTGTCAGCCTTATTGCTGCATTTTCTCAGGATACTATCACCGAAAGACCATTGATAGAAAATATGATCCAGCTCTATTTCGATGGCTGGGCAACGGGAGACACCGTGAAACTAGGTAAAGCCATGCATTCGTCCTGTCATTTAAAGAACTACCGGGATGGGAAATTCATCGAATATTCCAGGAATCAGTATCTAAGTTTGTTTAAACCACACGAAAGACCCCAAAACCTCAGCACCCGTATTGTATCGATTGATATCACCAATAATATGGGTAGTGCAAAAGTGGAGATCAGCACGGAACGGGATCTGTTTACGGACTACTTCAACCTCATGAAGACCAATGAAGGCTGGGTGATTGCCGACAAGGTATCCACCCGCACATCCCGGCGTTAG
- a CDS encoding histidine phosphatase family protein, protein MLKIFLLRHGETAYNADNNRYCGHTDIPLTEKGVRQAQEVKRQLEGIEFVNVYSSPLQRAFTTACIASGKEAVKDERLIEADFGSWEAKTREEFVAENETLWLNWMNDPAIHRAGGTGETGAEIVARVDSFFHFLQQTYAEGNIMVVAHNGINRLYMAHKLGMPLKNYRQLVQQNSSITCFTLDQHGTLTLELLNSKLR, encoded by the coding sequence ATGCTGAAGATATTTTTACTCCGACATGGTGAGACTGCGTACAATGCCGATAATAACCGCTACTGCGGGCATACCGATATTCCCCTTACGGAAAAAGGTGTCCGCCAGGCCCAGGAAGTGAAGCGGCAACTGGAAGGAATAGAGTTTGTGAATGTATATTCTTCTCCTTTGCAGCGCGCGTTTACTACAGCTTGCATAGCTTCCGGAAAGGAGGCTGTAAAAGATGAGCGACTGATTGAAGCTGATTTCGGTAGCTGGGAGGCGAAGACTAGGGAAGAGTTCGTTGCTGAGAATGAGACCCTCTGGCTCAACTGGATGAATGATCCGGCGATACATCGGGCAGGTGGCACCGGGGAAACAGGGGCCGAAATTGTAGCCAGGGTGGATAGCTTTTTTCATTTCTTACAACAAACCTATGCTGAGGGCAATATTATGGTAGTGGCCCATAATGGTATTAACCGCTTGTACATGGCCCATAAACTGGGCATGCCTTTGAAAAATTACCGCCAGTTGGTGCAGCAAAATTCCTCCATTACCTGCTTTACACTGGATCAGCATGGAACGCTGACACTTGAATTATTGAATTCAAAACTCCGCTAA
- a CDS encoding Rieske (2Fe-2S) protein produces the protein MAEKQYNWHKIAEAETELSMSDSHIAVIEVKGRKICVGKYQQEWFGFAYKCPHAGGIMADGYIDAVGNVVCPLHRYKFSVKNGRNTSGEGYYLKTYPIEQREDGLFFGLPDNGLFGLW, from the coding sequence ATGGCTGAGAAGCAATACAACTGGCACAAGATTGCGGAAGCAGAGACTGAGCTATCTATGAGTGATAGTCATATTGCCGTAATAGAAGTGAAGGGCAGGAAAATATGTGTGGGTAAATACCAGCAGGAGTGGTTTGGCTTTGCCTATAAATGTCCACACGCCGGCGGTATTATGGCCGATGGCTATATTGATGCAGTGGGCAATGTGGTATGTCCGCTGCACCGCTATAAATTCAGTGTGAAGAATGGCCGCAATACCAGTGGGGAAGGATATTACCTGAAGACCTATCCCATAGAGCAACGGGAGGATGGCTTGTTTTTCGGCTTGCCAGACAATGGCCTGTTTGGCCTTTGGTGA
- a CDS encoding FGGY-family carbohydrate kinase, with product MSEAYFIGIDIGTQGARVVLLDEVGQQLAAKEEVFPLNERSREEQSPDIWWDCCCRLIPELVKEVQDKIPLDKIRAVAVTSTSGTIIPLDRNFNPLHPAIMYSDPRSGKQAAFCAAIALKEIKEGYTAFNASSGLPKMRWFLDQYPDRAAQLYKFIHAADFITGRLCGEYGVTDYTNAMKSGYDIHQYKWQEYIVKQIGIRKEWLQEVRPSGVPLGTIKTDLTTQWGLPEGIIVTTGMTDGCASQVASGAVSPGQWNTTIGTTLVIKGVTGQAVADPSGVIYNHRHPTGYWMPGGASNTGADWVSKLFAGQDLQQLSEQAATKLPAASLAWPLIQQGERFPFKAPQAVGFWPEGDLVEKFTACMEGVAFIERYAYERIASLSGEKIERIFSAGGGSNSDTWLRIRSAVINVSVCKMKNVSGAAGAAILAASRSFYSSLQDAAAAMVSPELTVQPSPPLVNAYDLKYKLFIDELKARKILN from the coding sequence ATGAGTGAAGCTTATTTTATCGGCATTGATATTGGTACACAGGGGGCAAGGGTTGTATTATTGGATGAGGTAGGCCAACAACTGGCGGCAAAGGAGGAAGTCTTTCCATTGAACGAGCGTTCCCGCGAAGAGCAGTCGCCGGATATATGGTGGGATTGTTGCTGCAGGCTTATCCCGGAATTGGTAAAGGAAGTACAAGACAAAATTCCGTTGGATAAGATAAGAGCAGTGGCCGTTACTTCTACCTCGGGTACCATCATTCCCCTGGACCGGAATTTTAACCCGCTGCATCCTGCCATCATGTACAGCGATCCGCGATCTGGAAAACAAGCGGCTTTTTGTGCAGCAATAGCGCTCAAAGAAATAAAGGAAGGATATACCGCTTTTAATGCATCCAGCGGATTGCCTAAGATGCGTTGGTTCCTGGATCAGTATCCAGACCGTGCAGCCCAGCTGTACAAATTCATTCATGCCGCAGATTTTATCACCGGAAGATTGTGTGGTGAATATGGCGTCACCGATTATACCAATGCCATGAAATCGGGATACGATATTCACCAGTATAAATGGCAGGAATACATCGTGAAGCAGATCGGCATTCGTAAGGAATGGTTACAGGAAGTAAGACCCTCCGGTGTTCCGCTGGGTACCATAAAGACTGATCTGACAACGCAATGGGGACTTCCCGAGGGGATAATAGTAACAACAGGAATGACCGATGGCTGCGCCTCACAGGTGGCCTCAGGCGCCGTAAGTCCGGGTCAGTGGAATACAACCATCGGCACTACCCTAGTGATAAAGGGGGTGACCGGACAGGCCGTGGCAGATCCGTCAGGAGTTATTTATAACCATCGTCACCCTACGGGTTACTGGATGCCGGGTGGCGCCAGTAATACCGGCGCAGATTGGGTGAGTAAACTATTTGCAGGGCAGGATCTGCAGCAGTTAAGTGAGCAGGCTGCCACAAAATTGCCGGCTGCTTCACTGGCATGGCCCCTGATTCAACAAGGTGAGCGCTTTCCTTTCAAAGCACCCCAGGCCGTGGGATTTTGGCCCGAAGGCGATCTCGTGGAAAAGTTTACCGCCTGTATGGAAGGCGTGGCCTTTATAGAACGATATGCCTACGAAAGGATCGCTTCTTTGTCTGGTGAGAAAATAGAGCGCATCTTTTCTGCCGGCGGCGGCAGTAACAGCGATACCTGGCTGCGCATCAGGAGTGCTGTTATCAATGTGTCGGTGTGCAAAATGAAAAACGTATCAGGTGCCGCTGGCGCCGCCATACTGGCTGCATCCCGTAGTTTTTATTCATCTTTGCAGGACGCTGCTGCTGCCATGGTGAGCCCGGAGTTGACAGTGCAACCATCGCCTCCTTTGGTGAATGCCTATGACCTGAAATACAAACTTTTCATTGACGAATTGAAAGCAAGAAAAATATTGAACTAA
- a CDS encoding PAS domain S-box protein, producing the protein MKTYRPILFVISIVLAGVTFFIWSAWQDRLRAGNSQQQLTHNNKVIQAFDSVQILITSKESAVRGYTITGDYVFIAHLTHYNKIIQNSLEEAGRLIADNPQQVARLQELVQLVNEKDRFQQQIIQARKSSFEEALQLTSSLKGKNLMDKIAADLAQMKADQNKLLQASILRNHEAGRQSLQTAIIGALTVLVFIAILLFRLNRDIQLRRKAEGELLKSEAKYREFVENAGVITYTADITGTFTFISKQVETLTGYTPEEMLGKHFSSLIPAEWIPHVAAQYEQQFINRTRESNLIFPITFKNNGIRWVEQDAILLEKDGKVTGFQCVVKDVTEQELVRQKLQKIEAEQKEYQYRIQAILDNAPLMIYVKDLEGRYLLVNKQCREIFGLTDDMVIGKTVFDVQAKKSSAERYFEADKQVIKTRKPVELEEVLHLADGDRHLLTIKFPLFDKDNQLLGVSGFMKDISEMVKSRQEMILARQKAEAAETLQEQFLANMSHEIRTPMNGIIGMTNLLMQTPLLQHQQEYVQMIKQSSDNLLVLINDILDLSKIKAGKISIEKIPFSLGDIIKNLNGTFKIKAGEKALNFSTLVQPEVPMYLVGDPHRLGQVLTNLLSNAIKFTEKGYVTLEINVQQQGSQEVTLCLQVSDSGIGIDTKQLALIFESFSQASSDTTRRFGGTGLGLAITRQLVELQQGSVHVTSKPGAGTTFTILLPFGISTAQEVQGNVKPVMQPHDLEDYSGKHVLIVEDNDVNQRVLKYNLEQYNLNVTVVDNGKEAIRWLEKNKTDLIMMDLHMPLMDGFQATDYIRRQLHLPVPIVVLTASVLRNERQRCLQIGANDYVAKPFAPEELRRCLEKFLLNREGEVMDHRAITTYDAVQPVFDLSVLLQLNDNNVIKEIYKVFETMVPSGLEEMKQLAIKEDWQAVFELAHKLKSSLSIIQVKDLHSKMATIESNARSQKQLSEILPMINESIAAYYHVAPMIKMEIEKDLV; encoded by the coding sequence ATGAAGACATACAGACCTATATTGTTTGTGATCTCCATCGTCCTGGCCGGGGTAACTTTCTTCATCTGGTCGGCCTGGCAGGACCGCCTTCGTGCCGGCAACTCCCAGCAACAGCTCACCCACAACAATAAGGTCATCCAGGCATTCGACAGCGTTCAAATTCTCATTACCTCCAAAGAATCTGCTGTAAGAGGTTATACGATCACCGGCGATTATGTGTTCATTGCCCATTTGACCCATTACAATAAGATTATACAGAATAGCCTGGAAGAAGCCGGCAGATTAATAGCCGACAACCCGCAACAAGTAGCCCGCTTGCAGGAACTCGTACAACTGGTCAATGAAAAGGATCGGTTTCAGCAACAGATCATCCAGGCACGTAAAAGCTCCTTCGAAGAGGCCCTTCAACTTACTTCCAGCCTCAAAGGCAAAAACCTCATGGACAAGATAGCCGCCGATCTGGCGCAGATGAAGGCCGACCAAAACAAACTACTCCAGGCCAGCATTCTTCGCAATCACGAGGCAGGCCGCCAATCGCTGCAAACAGCCATCATCGGAGCACTTACTGTCCTTGTCTTTATTGCCATCCTGTTATTCCGCCTCAATCGTGATATACAACTCCGCCGCAAAGCAGAAGGTGAACTGCTGAAAAGCGAAGCCAAATACCGTGAATTTGTGGAAAATGCTGGCGTGATCACCTACACGGCCGACATCACCGGTACCTTTACTTTCATTAGCAAACAGGTCGAGACCTTAACAGGGTATACGCCGGAAGAAATGCTGGGCAAACATTTTTCATCACTCATCCCGGCCGAATGGATACCCCATGTGGCTGCCCAATATGAACAGCAGTTCATCAACCGCACCCGCGAATCCAACCTCATTTTCCCCATTACTTTCAAAAACAATGGTATTCGCTGGGTAGAACAAGATGCCATCCTGCTGGAAAAAGATGGTAAGGTCACCGGCTTCCAGTGTGTAGTAAAAGATGTTACCGAACAGGAACTGGTAAGACAGAAATTGCAGAAAATTGAAGCCGAACAAAAAGAATATCAATACCGCATTCAGGCCATCCTCGACAATGCCCCCCTCATGATCTATGTAAAAGACCTGGAAGGGCGATACCTGCTGGTGAATAAACAATGCAGGGAAATATTTGGCCTCACGGATGACATGGTGATTGGTAAAACGGTATTCGATGTACAGGCTAAAAAAAGCTCCGCTGAAAGATATTTTGAAGCGGATAAACAGGTCATCAAAACAAGAAAGCCCGTAGAACTGGAAGAAGTATTGCACCTGGCCGATGGCGACCGCCACCTGCTGACCATCAAATTCCCCCTGTTTGATAAAGACAACCAACTGCTGGGAGTTAGCGGTTTTATGAAAGATATTAGCGAAATGGTCAAGTCCCGACAGGAGATGATCCTGGCCCGCCAAAAGGCGGAGGCCGCAGAAACACTGCAGGAACAGTTCCTGGCCAATATGAGCCATGAAATACGCACGCCTATGAATGGCATCATTGGCATGACGAATCTCCTGATGCAAACCCCGCTCTTGCAACACCAGCAGGAATACGTGCAAATGATCAAACAATCTTCCGACAACCTGCTCGTACTGATCAATGATATTCTCGACCTGTCCAAGATCAAAGCTGGCAAGATCAGTATTGAAAAGATACCGTTCAGCCTGGGCGACATTATCAAAAACCTCAACGGTACTTTCAAGATCAAAGCAGGGGAGAAAGCACTTAATTTTTCTACGCTCGTACAACCGGAAGTGCCGATGTACCTGGTAGGCGACCCCCACAGGCTTGGTCAGGTATTAACCAACCTGCTGAGCAATGCCATTAAGTTTACCGAAAAAGGCTACGTGACACTGGAAATAAATGTGCAGCAACAAGGCAGCCAGGAAGTAACCCTTTGCCTGCAGGTAAGTGATTCAGGCATTGGCATCGATACCAAACAGCTAGCCCTTATCTTCGAAAGTTTCTCCCAGGCTTCCTCTGATACTACCAGGCGCTTTGGCGGCACAGGTCTTGGCCTTGCCATCACCAGGCAATTGGTCGAACTGCAGCAGGGTAGTGTGCATGTGACCAGCAAACCCGGTGCCGGTACCACCTTTACTATTTTGCTTCCCTTTGGTATCAGCACAGCGCAGGAAGTACAGGGTAATGTGAAACCAGTAATGCAGCCCCATGATCTGGAAGATTATTCCGGCAAACATGTGCTCATCGTAGAGGACAATGATGTGAACCAACGGGTATTGAAATACAATCTCGAACAGTATAACCTCAACGTTACCGTCGTTGACAATGGTAAGGAGGCTATCCGGTGGCTGGAAAAAAACAAGACCGACCTCATTATGATGGACCTCCACATGCCCTTAATGGATGGCTTCCAGGCTACCGATTATATCCGCAGACAACTACACCTTCCGGTGCCCATTGTTGTCTTAACCGCCAGCGTGCTGCGCAATGAACGGCAACGTTGCCTGCAGATAGGCGCCAATGATTATGTGGCCAAGCCATTTGCCCCGGAAGAATTACGCCGCTGCCTGGAGAAATTCCTGTTGAATCGTGAAGGAGAAGTGATGGATCACCGGGCCATCACCACCTATGATGCAGTTCAACCGGTCTTTGATCTTTCTGTATTGCTGCAGTTAAATGATAACAACGTCATCAAAGAGATCTACAAAGTATTTGAGACCATGGTGCCCTCCGGCCTGGAAGAAATGAAACAACTGGCTATTAAAGAAGACTGGCAGGCCGTATTTGAATTGGCCCACAAGTTGAAAAGCAGCCTCAGTATCATACAGGTGAAGGACCTGCATTCGAAAATGGCTACTATTGAATCCAATGCACGCTCTCAAAAACAGCTATCCGAAATACTGCCCATGATCAATGAGTCAATAGCCGCCTACTACCACGTAGCTCCCATGATCAAAATGGAAATTGAAAAAGACCTGGTATGA
- a CDS encoding alpha/beta fold hydrolase, whose amino-acid sequence MSSQIFNRTIKVGGIDIFYREAGDRNNPSLLLLPGFPTSSVMFKNLMTALSDRLHLVAPDFPGFGFSAFPPKDQFEYSFGNISAFMNKFTDAINLQSFTIYLHDYGAPVGLRLCVNHPEKIEGIIVQSGNAYEEGVAGIWDEMKDYWENPTPEKKKKLYAFLSEEGVKWQYTAGLPEEMLPTISPELWVLDWDSMKRPGNIDMQYELNCDYMNHMKMFPVFQEYFRVHQPRALVIWGKHDPFFNVEEAACYKRDLPDAQVHILNGSHWVLETNFEEVLELISGFFKQHWPTGIPGQHAG is encoded by the coding sequence ATGAGTAGTCAAATTTTTAACAGAACTATTAAGGTGGGTGGGATCGATATTTTTTATCGGGAGGCTGGCGATAGAAATAATCCATCCTTGTTACTCTTACCTGGTTTTCCAACCTCGTCGGTAATGTTTAAAAACCTGATGACTGCCTTATCAGACAGGCTTCACCTGGTAGCTCCCGATTTTCCTGGATTTGGCTTTAGCGCTTTTCCCCCTAAAGATCAATTTGAATATTCATTCGGGAATATATCAGCCTTTATGAACAAGTTTACCGATGCGATAAACCTGCAGTCATTCACCATCTATCTGCACGACTATGGAGCTCCTGTTGGTCTGCGACTATGCGTAAACCATCCTGAAAAGATCGAGGGAATAATTGTCCAAAGCGGTAACGCCTATGAGGAAGGTGTTGCGGGGATATGGGATGAAATGAAAGACTATTGGGAAAACCCTACCCCTGAAAAAAAGAAAAAACTGTATGCTTTCCTAAGCGAGGAAGGGGTGAAGTGGCAGTATACGGCAGGCTTACCCGAAGAAATGCTGCCAACAATAAGCCCTGAATTGTGGGTACTTGATTGGGATTCGATGAAAAGACCTGGTAATATCGATATGCAATATGAACTGAATTGTGACTATATGAACCACATGAAAATGTTCCCTGTCTTCCAGGAGTATTTCCGGGTTCATCAACCTCGGGCGCTCGTCATTTGGGGAAAACATGATCCGTTTTTTAATGTGGAAGAGGCTGCCTGTTACAAGCGGGATTTACCTGATGCTCAGGTTCATATTCTCAATGGCAGCCATTGGGTACTGGAAACAAATTTTGAGGAAGTGTTGGAGCTTATTAGTGGATTTTTTAAGCAGCATTGGCCGACCGGTATTCCGGGGCAACATGCTGGTTGA
- a CDS encoding serine hydrolase domain-containing protein, with the protein MRKLLLYFQFLPCISFCQQTTITKSSDYIYPDSTWQFMSDATKEGWSNDSLYKLKKFIIDSTNATGVVVIQSGRILFDYGDTKETSYLASCRKSILSMLYGPFVKTGKINLSTTIEQLHLDDIGGLLPIEKKATIKDLLTARSGVYHPASNSGDASAMAPKRGSIQPGSYWLYNNWDFNIAGYILEQQTGKTIYELIDSILAKPLQMQDWNIKEQRKTGDTSKSKYPAYHIWFSTRDMARIGYLMSRNGKWRDQQIIPASWVKTTTSVVTTYKEAVEEKTAYFHFGYGYLWWVWDTPYNKSAYEGAYSATGAFGQFITVFPKLDLVVAFKTKYAYERQTPTDVYLSVLEKLIAAKKK; encoded by the coding sequence ATGCGAAAACTTCTGTTGTATTTTCAATTTCTCCCTTGTATATCTTTTTGCCAACAAACTACAATCACTAAAAGCAGTGATTACATTTATCCCGACAGCACCTGGCAATTTATGAGCGATGCCACTAAAGAAGGTTGGAGCAACGACAGCCTTTATAAACTAAAAAAATTCATTATTGACAGTACAAATGCTACTGGAGTCGTCGTCATTCAGTCTGGCAGAATACTTTTTGATTATGGAGACACTAAAGAAACAAGTTATCTGGCATCGTGCCGAAAGAGTATTCTTTCCATGTTGTATGGCCCCTTTGTGAAAACTGGTAAAATAAATCTTTCTACCACCATTGAACAGTTGCATCTTGATGATATCGGAGGTTTGTTACCAATAGAAAAAAAAGCTACAATTAAGGACCTACTTACTGCCCGTTCGGGTGTTTATCATCCGGCAAGTAATTCAGGGGATGCATCTGCAATGGCTCCTAAAAGAGGTAGTATTCAACCCGGAAGTTACTGGTTATACAACAATTGGGATTTCAATATAGCAGGTTATATATTAGAACAACAGACAGGCAAAACTATCTATGAATTAATTGATTCTATTCTTGCAAAACCACTGCAAATGCAAGACTGGAATATCAAAGAGCAGCGCAAAACAGGAGATACATCAAAATCAAAATATCCGGCTTATCACATATGGTTTTCGACTCGGGATATGGCGAGAATTGGATATTTAATGTCGAGAAACGGAAAATGGAGAGACCAACAGATCATTCCGGCTAGTTGGGTAAAAACTACTACTTCAGTTGTTACAACTTATAAAGAAGCTGTAGAAGAAAAGACAGCTTATTTTCATTTTGGATATGGTTATTTATGGTGGGTTTGGGATACTCCCTACAACAAAAGTGCTTATGAAGGTGCTTATTCTGCAACAGGTGCTTTTGGACAATTTATTACCGTTTTTCCCAAACTTGATTTAGTTGTAGCTTTTAAGACAAAGTATGCGTACGAACGACAAACGCCAACCGACGTATATTTAAGCGTTTTAGAGAAGTTAATTGCTGCTAAAAAAAAGTAA
- a CDS encoding alpha/beta hydrolase family protein, with amino-acid sequence MKKYKSIYFLVFLVAVLTLEPQRLWSQRLPLPSGKFSIGHHQLEWVDINRIEILAPDNMMRRLLADIWYPAENVTGLPVPYLDTVMINRALGNKGLQSLLGANGAARIRSGEMNTHGREEAAFDHRLRSAPVIFFSHGMGMITQLYTAQIEELVSHGYVVVALSHPYDAWLVSFTDGIQIPFERKQRNAAGNTEEQHIAYENKRIEWWAADIRFALHQLEIINNMNADTIPFAGHLDLSRVGAMGHSAGGRAAARACQLDARIKSCADQDGVAMMQPFYLNPDGIGMKQSFLLFERVRNVTLGEADAASMGMTLPALNALVDSLRRGKRNALAATGGAYHVLLRFDSSSHMSFSDLPLLQAKSELESAAASRVLQITCRYTREFFDKTLRGASSTLYDTNKRLNYIDLVEWYPKARNRK; translated from the coding sequence ATGAAAAAATACAAGTCGATATATTTCCTGGTATTCTTGGTGGCTGTATTGACCCTGGAGCCACAACGGTTGTGGTCACAGCGCCTGCCTTTGCCTTCAGGGAAATTCAGCATAGGCCATCACCAGCTTGAATGGGTAGATATTAATCGAATAGAAATTTTAGCACCAGACAATATGATGCGCAGGTTGTTAGCCGATATATGGTACCCTGCCGAAAATGTTACGGGCCTGCCAGTTCCTTATCTTGATACTGTTATGATTAACCGGGCTTTGGGAAATAAAGGATTACAGTCGCTTCTTGGTGCAAACGGTGCGGCAAGGATTCGATCGGGTGAAATGAATACACATGGTCGGGAAGAAGCAGCTTTTGACCATCGCCTGAGGTCGGCTCCAGTTATTTTCTTTTCACACGGCATGGGTATGATCACGCAACTGTACACAGCGCAGATAGAAGAACTGGTGAGCCATGGATACGTAGTAGTGGCCCTTTCGCATCCTTATGACGCATGGCTTGTTTCGTTCACAGATGGGATACAGATCCCTTTTGAAAGAAAACAGCGTAATGCAGCGGGCAACACCGAAGAGCAGCATATCGCTTATGAGAATAAAAGAATAGAATGGTGGGCAGCTGACATCCGTTTTGCACTGCATCAACTTGAGATTATCAACAACATGAATGCTGACACGATTCCTTTTGCCGGTCATTTGGACCTGTCCCGCGTGGGTGCTATGGGCCATTCAGCAGGAGGGCGGGCAGCGGCTCGCGCCTGCCAACTTGATGCACGAATAAAAAGTTGCGCTGACCAGGATGGTGTGGCCATGATGCAACCATTTTATTTAAACCCTGATGGAATTGGGATGAAACAATCCTTCTTATTGTTCGAGCGTGTACGCAATGTTACCCTTGGCGAAGCTGACGCTGCTTCTATGGGCATGACGCTTCCGGCGTTGAATGCCCTGGTAGATAGCCTGCGCCGTGGTAAAAGAAATGCGTTGGCTGCGACAGGAGGAGCTTACCACGTGCTGCTTCGATTTGACAGTTCAAGTCACATGAGTTTTAGCGATTTGCCTTTACTCCAGGCAAAAAGCGAGTTGGAATCTGCCGCGGCCAGCCGTGTGTTACAGATAACCTGCCGTTACACACGCGAATTTTTCGACAAAACGCTGCGAGGCGCATCTTCTACACTGTACGATACCAACAAAAGGCTGAACTATATAGATCTTGTTGAATGGTACCCAAAAGCCAGGAACAGAAAGTGA
- a CDS encoding glycerophosphodiester phosphodiesterase family protein — MKISTPTIMALLATLFAVSSGYTQLHTLPIKSTPDLQAYFHYTGNGKQIISGHRGSYIAGYPENAIETFEYVLKHTAAFFEIDPRLTKDSVIVLLHDSTLDRTTTGKGRLADYTWEEVKQLRLKDKDGKPTPYRIPTLQEAIDWARGKTVLNLDKKDVPLPMTANIIKKNNAATFVMVTVHNAKQAKFYYDADSRLMMSAFVKTEKALKEYEDAGVPWKNMIAYIGSENKPANKIMFDLLHARAVMCMISAAPVYDKLPIVQERAASYRDIFVQGADILESDYPVEVAAAMKKAAGVSDVASCLNCQPP, encoded by the coding sequence ATGAAGATCAGTACGCCTACAATCATGGCTTTGTTGGCTACCTTGTTTGCTGTTTCGTCAGGATACACACAGTTGCATACGTTGCCAATAAAGAGTACTCCGGACCTCCAGGCTTACTTTCATTATACAGGTAATGGTAAACAGATCATTAGTGGGCATCGGGGCAGTTATATAGCAGGGTATCCTGAAAATGCCATTGAAACATTCGAGTATGTGTTGAAACATACAGCTGCTTTTTTTGAAATAGATCCCCGTCTCACAAAAGATAGTGTGATCGTGTTGTTGCACGATTCCACTTTAGACAGAACAACCACCGGTAAAGGCAGGCTGGCCGACTATACCTGGGAAGAGGTGAAGCAGTTGAGGTTGAAAGATAAAGATGGTAAGCCAACCCCTTACCGCATACCCACCTTGCAGGAAGCCATTGACTGGGCAAGGGGCAAAACAGTACTGAACCTGGATAAAAAGGATGTTCCCCTGCCAATGACAGCCAACATCATAAAGAAGAATAATGCAGCCACTTTCGTAATGGTTACCGTCCACAACGCAAAGCAGGCGAAGTTTTACTATGATGCCGATTCCCGCTTAATGATGTCAGCTTTTGTAAAGACCGAAAAGGCCCTGAAGGAATATGAGGACGCCGGCGTGCCTTGGAAAAACATGATTGCTTATATAGGCTCTGAAAACAAGCCTGCCAATAAGATCATGTTCGATCTGCTGCATGCCCGTGCCGTGATGTGTATGATCTCTGCAGCGCCTGTTTATGATAAGTTACCCATTGTACAGGAGCGGGCTGCCTCCTATCGCGATATATTTGTGCAGGGAGCGGATATCCTGGAGTCTGATTATCCGGTAGAAGTAGCTGCCGCGATGAAAAAGGCTGCTGGCGTTTCCGATGTAGCGTCGTGTTTAAACTGCCAACCCCCATGA